The following coding sequences lie in one Drosophila sulfurigaster albostrigata strain 15112-1811.04 chromosome 2R, ASM2355843v2, whole genome shotgun sequence genomic window:
- the LOC133837804 gene encoding beta-TrCP isoform X2, whose amino-acid sequence MLWKKLIERKVRTDSLWRGLAERRNWMQHLFKPRPGQIQRPHSYHRELFPKIMNDIDTIENNWRSGRHMLRRINCRSENSKGVYCLQYDDGKIVSGLRDNTIKIWDRTELQCVKTLMGHTGSVLCLQYDDKVIISGSSDSTVRVWDVNTGEMVNTLIHHCEAVLHLRFNNGMMVTCSKDRSIAVWDMTSPSEITLRRVLVGHRAAVNVVDFDEKYIVSASGDRTIKVWSTSSCEFVRTLNGHKRGIACLQYRDRLVVSGSSDNSIRLWDIECGACLRVLEGHEELVRCIRFDTKRIVSGAYDGKIKVWDLVAALDPRAASNTLCLNTLVEHTGRVFRLQFDEFQIVSSSHDDTILIWDFLNFTPNENRTGRTPSPALMEH is encoded by the exons ATGCTTTGGAAAAAGCTCATTGAGCGCAAGGTGCGCACAGATTCCTTGTGGCGTGGACTCGCAGAGCGTCGCAACTGGATGCAGCATCTGTTTAAGCCACGACCCGGACAAATACAAAGGCCACACTCATACCATCGCGAACTGTTCCCCAAGATAATGAAT GACATAGATACCATAGAGAATAACTGGCGAAGCGGACGTCACATGCTGCGTCGCATCAATTGTCGATCAGAGAACTCGAAGGGTGTCTATTGCCTGCAGTATGACGATGGCAAGATTGTGTCCGGTTTGCGCGATAACACCATTAAGATATGGGATCGCACGGAGCTCCAGTGCGTCAAG ACTTTGATGGGACATACTGGTTCGGTGCTGTGCTTGCAGTATGACGATAAGGTGATTATTAGCGGCTCGAGTGATTCGACGGTGCGTGTTTGGGATGTTAACACTGGGGAAATGGTCAACACATTGATACATCATTGCGAGGCGGTGCTACATTTACGCTTCAATAATGGAATGATGGTGACCTGCTCCAAGGATCGTTCGATTGCCGTCTGGGACATGACCTCGCCTAGCGAGATAACGTTGCGACGCGTTCTTGTTGGCCATCGTGCGGCCGTCAATGTGGTGGACTTTGATGAGAAGTACATTGTGTCCGCTAGCGGTGATCGCACCATCAAGGTGTGGTCCACATCGAGCTGTGAATTTGTGCGTACCCTGAATGGCCACAAGCGTGGCATCGCTTGCTTACAGTATAGGGATCGTCTTGTGGTCAGTGGCAGCTCTGATAACTCAATTAG GCTGTGGGACATCGAGTGCGGCGCCTGTCTGCGCGTTCTGGAGGGCCACGAAGAACTGGTGCGCTGCATCCGCTTCGATACGAAGCGAATTGTCAGCGGCGCTTATGATGGCAAAATTAAAGTGTGGGATTTGGTTGCCGCACTTGATCCGCGAGCCGCTTCCAATACATTGTGCCTCAATACGCTCGTG gaGCACACTGGTCGCGTCTTTCGCCTGCAATTCGATGAGTTTCAAATTGTGAGCAGCTCGCACGATGATACTATTTTGATATGGGACTTTCTAAATTTCACACCCAATGAGAATAGGACTGGCCGAACACCGTCGC cGGCCCTTATGGaacattaa